One genomic segment of Misgurnus anguillicaudatus chromosome 23, ASM2758022v2, whole genome shotgun sequence includes these proteins:
- the LOC129453951 gene encoding uncharacterized protein gives MDVICCKSEETDEGLQDDESTDQTSTESLDSVCNAGEQQQILQTKLNMCSVKLIDCTNLMMKIKTEPTEIKTEPTEIKTEPTEIKTEAREEEDHTDEDEDNDEFIPSDEKSESSSDGETSSTSKERRTTQTLSCITCGKTFSSQRHLERHERKHTEQKLFTRSEISFTTLQEKKLHSEEHTDKKKKKKKKKVVYASSSNLNIHMRTHSGEKPNHCSSKQSPVHQRVHTGEKPHHCNVCGKSFNRPDNLVSHQRTHTGERPYKCSQCGKMFAQSCSLKIHERSHTGEKPYKCSQCEKTFTQSSHLKIHERIHTGEKPYLCSHCEKSFSTLIHLRIHERVHTGEKPYKCSQCEKTFTQSGNLKAHERLHTGEKPYVCSQCGKSFTDSSSLRGHERIHTGEKPYFCSQCEKTFTQSGSLKIHERLHTGEKPYVCSQCGKSFSTSSYFRAHQRVHTADPHHCNVCDKSFSQHINLVKHQRTHTDEKP, from the exons ATGGATGTGATTTGCTGTAAATCAGAAGAAACTGATGAGGGTTTACAGGATGATGAATCtactgatcaaacctccacagagtctctggattctgtctgtaacgctggagaacagcagcagatcctgcagaccaaactcaacatgtgttcagtcaaactcatcgactgcacgaacctcatgatgaagatcaaaactgaacctacagaaataaaaactgaacctacagaaataaaaactgaacctacagaaataaaaactgaagcTAGAGAAGAGGAAGATCACACTGATGAAGATGAGGACAATGATGAGTTTATTCCTTCGG ATGAGAAGAGTGAATCATCTTCTGATGGAGAaacgtcctcaacatcaaaagagcgacggacaacacaaactctttcctgcatcacctgtggaaagacattcagctcacagagacatttagagagacatgagagaaaacacacagaacagaaactcttcaccagatctgagatcagctttactaccttacaagagaagaaacttcattcagaagagcacacagacaagaagaagaagaagaagaagaagaaggtgGTTTATGCGTCATCTTCTAATCTGAACattcacatgaggacacacagtggTGAAAAGCCTAACCattgcagcagcaaacaaagtcctgttcatcagagagttcacactggagagaaacctcatcactgtaatgtttgtgggaagagttttaatcGACCTGACAATTTAGTGtcacaccagagaactcatacaggtgaaagaccttataaatgctctcagtgtgggAAGATGTTTGCTCAGTCATGTTCCTTAAAAATCCATGAGAGaagtcacactggagagaaaccttacaaatgctctcagtgtgagaagacgtttACTCAGTCAAGTCACTTAAAAATCcatgagagaattcacactggagagaaaccttacctCTGCTCTCACTGTGAAAAGAGCTTCTCTACTTTAATTCATTTAAGAATtcatgagagagttcacactggagagaaaccttacaaatgctctcagtgtgagaagactTTTACTCAGTCAGGTAACTTAAAAGCCCATGAGAgacttcatactggagagaaaccttacgtctgctctcaatgtggaaagagcttcactGATTCAAGTAGTTTGAGAGGTCACGAGAGAATTCATACTGGTGAAAAACCTTATTTctgctctcagtgtgagaagacgtttACTCAGTCAGGTTCCTTAAAAATCCATGAGagacttcacactggagagaaaccttacgtctgttctcaatgtggaaagagcttctctaCTTCATCTTATTTCAGAgctcatcagagagttcatactgcaGATCCTcatcactgtaatgtttgtgatAAGAGTTTCAGTCAACATATTAATTTAGTGAaacaccagagaactcatacgGATGAAAAGCCTTAA
- the LOC141359356 gene encoding uncharacterized protein, with product MLMMRDEMDVFCCKSEETDEGLQDDESTDQTSTESLDSVCNAGEQQQILQNKLNMCSVKLIDCTNLMMKIKTEPTEIKTEPTEIKTEPREEEDHTDEDDDDNDFIPSDVKSESCSDEETSSTSKERRTAQTLSCITCEKTFSSQRHLERHERKHTEQKLFTRSEISFTTLQEKKLHSEEHTEKKQFHCQQCGKNFDFLSHLNVHMRRHSGEKPFNCSECGKCFSTKGNFVVHQRVHTGEKPHPCSVCGKSFNKHHHLVSHQRTHTGEKPYKCSQCGKTFAQSCSLKIHERVHTGEKPYVCFQCGKSFTTSSQLKAHQRIHTGEKPYVCSQCGKSFSDPSHLRGHKSVHTEEKPHHCSVCGKSFKQHSNLVSHQRIHTGERPYKCSHCEKTFAQSGSLKIHERVHTGEKPYVCSQCGKSFSDPSHLRGHQRVHTGEKPHHCRGVTIKCANARFLNE from the exons ATGCTGATGATGAGAGATGAGATGGATGTGTTTTGCTGTAAATCAGAAGAAACTGATGAGGGTTTACAGGATGATGAATCtactgatcaaacctccacagagtctctggattctgtctgtaacgctggagaacagcagcagatcctgcagaacaaactcaacatgtgttcagtcaaactcatcgactgcacgaacctcatgatgaagatcaaaactgaacctacagaaataaaaactgaacccacagaaataaaaactgaacctagagaagaggaagatcacactgatgaagatgatgatgacaaTGATTTTATTCCTTCGG ATGTGAAGAGTGAATCATGTTCTGATGAAGAaacgtcctcaacatcaaaagagcgacggacagcacaaactctttcctgcatcacctgtgaaaagacattcagctcacagagacatttagagagacatgagagaaaacacaccgaacagaaactcttcaccagatctgagatcagctttactaccttacaagagaagaaacttcattcagaagagCACACAGAGAAGAAGCAGTTTCACTGTCAGCAGTGTGGGAAGAATTTTGACTTCTTATCTCATCTGAACGTTCACATGAGGAGACACAgtggtgaaaaacctttcaactGCAGTGAATGTGGCAAATGTTTCAGCACCAAAGGAAATTTTGTtgttcatcagagagttcacactggagagaaacctcatccctgcagtgtttgtgggaagagttttaataAACATCACCATTTAGTGTCACatcagagaactcatacaggtgaaaaaccttacaaatgctctcagtgtgggAAGACTTTTGCTCAGTCATGTTCCTTAAAAatccatgagagagttcacactggagagaaaccttacgtctgctttcaatgtggaaagagcttcactACTTCATCTCAATTGAAGGctcatcagagaattcacactggagagaaaccttacgtctgttctcaatgtggaaagagcttctctgATCCATCTCATTTGAGAGGTCATAAGAGCGTTCACACTgaagagaaacctcatcactgcagtgtttgtgggaagagttttaaaCAACATTCCAATTTAGTTTCacaccagagaattcatacaggtgaaagaccttacaaatgctctcattgTGAGAAGACGTTTGCTCAGTCAGGTTCCTTAAAAatccatgagagagttcacactggagagaaaccttacgtctgctctcaatgtggaaagagcttctctgATCCATCTCATTTGAGAggtcatcagagagttcacacgggagagaaacctcatcactgtaggggtgtaacgattaaatgtgcaaatgcgcgttttctcaatgaatga
- the LOC129453712 gene encoding aminoacylase-1 isoform X1 translates to MLPDKDGPSGGGVVQDKTGSEDPSVTLFREYLRLKTVHPEPDYDAALRFLDRLAKELGLPMKKVEICPGRVIAIMTWVGTRPELKSVLLNSHTDVVPVYEEHWKYDPFAAVKDADGNIFGRGAQDMKCVTIQYIEALRRLKTAGKRFPRTIHLTFVPDEEVGGHKGMETFVKHAEFQKLNVGFALDEGLANPTNNFTVFYGEKNPWWITVSCPGSPGHGSRFVENTAAEKLRRVINSFLDFREKEKCRLNTSECFTLGDVTTVNMTMVKGGVAYNVVPAEMDVSFDLRIPPTVDLQEFEKQIKTWCKEAGEDVTYKFAQKHMDQNMTSTEESDPWWQAFSSACKAMNMTLIKEIFPAATDSRFIRELGLPAIGFSPMNLTPILLHDHNEYLNEGVFLQGIQVYERLLPALAGVSPLSGEE, encoded by the exons ATGTTGCCTGATAAAGATGGACCGAGTGGAGGTGGAGTCGTTCAGGATAAGACGGGTTCAGAAGATCCATCAGTGACTCTGTTCAGAGAATATCTGAGACTGAAGACCGTCCACCCTGAACCTGATTATG ACGCTGCATTAAGATTTCTGGACCGGTTGGCAAAGGAACTTGGTTTGCCTATGAAGAAAGTGGAG ATATGTCCTGGACGAGTCATTGCCATCATGACGTGGGTCGGCACCAGGCCGGAGCTGAAGTCGGTTCTGTTAAACTCACACACTGATGTTGTGCCGGTTTATGAG GAACACTGGAAATATGACCCATTTGCTGCCGTTAAAGATGCTGATGGCAACATTTTTGGCAGAGGAGCTCAGGATATGAAATGTGTAACAATCCA GTACATTGAAGCACTTCGCAGACTGAAGACCGCTGGGAAAAGATTTCCTCGCACTATACATTTAACATTTGTACCAG ATGAGGAGGTGGGAGGACATAAGGGTATGGAGACGTTTGTAAAGCACGCTGAATTTCAGAAGCTCAATGTGGGTTTTGCTCTTGATGAAG GTTTGGCAAATCCCACAAACAACTTTACTGTCTTCTATGGAGAAAAAAACCCATGGT GGATTACGGTTAGTTGTCCTGGAAGTCCAGGTCATGGCTCCAGGTTTGTGGAGAACACGGCAGCAGAAAAACTA CGGCGAGTTATAAACTCATTCTTGGAtttcagagagaaagagaaatgtCG GCTGAACACCAGCGAGTGTTTCACACTTGGTGATGTCACGACTGTTAACATGACGATGGTGAAAGGGGGAGTGGCTTACAATGTTGTACCAGCAGAAATGGATGTCAGCTTTGATTTGAGAATCCCGCCCACTGTCGACCTACAG GAGTTTGAAAAACAGATAAAAACTTGGTGTAAGGAAGCTGGTGAGGATGTGACATACAAATTCGCACAG aaaCACATGGACCAGAATATGACGTCCACGGAGGAGAGTGACCCCTGGTGGCAAGCATTTAGCTCTGCCTGCAAAGCTAT GAATATGACTCTGATAAAGGAAATCTTCCCTGCTGCCACAGACAGTCGCTTCATCAGGGAA ttgggtCTTCCAGCCATTGGATTCTCCCCGATGAACTTGACTCCTATCCTCCTCCATGATCACAACGAGTACCTGAATGAAGGAGTATTTCTACAGGGCATCCAGGTGTACGAGAGACTCTTACCTGCGCTTGCCGGTGTGTCACCACTGAGCGGTGAAGAGTAA
- the LOC129453712 gene encoding aminoacylase-1 isoform X2, with amino-acid sequence MTWVGTRPELKSVLLNSHTDVVPVYEEHWKYDPFAAVKDADGNIFGRGAQDMKCVTIQYIEALRRLKTAGKRFPRTIHLTFVPDEEVGGHKGMETFVKHAEFQKLNVGFALDEGLANPTNNFTVFYGEKNPWWITVSCPGSPGHGSRFVENTAAEKLRRVINSFLDFREKEKCRLNTSECFTLGDVTTVNMTMVKGGVAYNVVPAEMDVSFDLRIPPTVDLQEFEKQIKTWCKEAGEDVTYKFAQKHMDQNMTSTEESDPWWQAFSSACKAMNMTLIKEIFPAATDSRFIRELGLPAIGFSPMNLTPILLHDHNEYLNEGVFLQGIQVYERLLPALAGVSPLSGEE; translated from the exons ATGACGTGGGTCGGCACCAGGCCGGAGCTGAAGTCGGTTCTGTTAAACTCACACACTGATGTTGTGCCGGTTTATGAG GAACACTGGAAATATGACCCATTTGCTGCCGTTAAAGATGCTGATGGCAACATTTTTGGCAGAGGAGCTCAGGATATGAAATGTGTAACAATCCA GTACATTGAAGCACTTCGCAGACTGAAGACCGCTGGGAAAAGATTTCCTCGCACTATACATTTAACATTTGTACCAG ATGAGGAGGTGGGAGGACATAAGGGTATGGAGACGTTTGTAAAGCACGCTGAATTTCAGAAGCTCAATGTGGGTTTTGCTCTTGATGAAG GTTTGGCAAATCCCACAAACAACTTTACTGTCTTCTATGGAGAAAAAAACCCATGGT GGATTACGGTTAGTTGTCCTGGAAGTCCAGGTCATGGCTCCAGGTTTGTGGAGAACACGGCAGCAGAAAAACTA CGGCGAGTTATAAACTCATTCTTGGAtttcagagagaaagagaaatgtCG GCTGAACACCAGCGAGTGTTTCACACTTGGTGATGTCACGACTGTTAACATGACGATGGTGAAAGGGGGAGTGGCTTACAATGTTGTACCAGCAGAAATGGATGTCAGCTTTGATTTGAGAATCCCGCCCACTGTCGACCTACAG GAGTTTGAAAAACAGATAAAAACTTGGTGTAAGGAAGCTGGTGAGGATGTGACATACAAATTCGCACAG aaaCACATGGACCAGAATATGACGTCCACGGAGGAGAGTGACCCCTGGTGGCAAGCATTTAGCTCTGCCTGCAAAGCTAT GAATATGACTCTGATAAAGGAAATCTTCCCTGCTGCCACAGACAGTCGCTTCATCAGGGAA ttgggtCTTCCAGCCATTGGATTCTCCCCGATGAACTTGACTCCTATCCTCCTCCATGATCACAACGAGTACCTGAATGAAGGAGTATTTCTACAGGGCATCCAGGTGTACGAGAGACTCTTACCTGCGCTTGCCGGTGTGTCACCACTGAGCGGTGAAGAGTAA